A stretch of the Sphingobacterium thalpophilum genome encodes the following:
- a CDS encoding nuclear transport factor 2 family protein, giving the protein MKTLVKTFAAAALIAVSTFTMAAEGPGSKSAKANVNLSTADFALDHYVAVTTEGESAGVEQLFATDFSQKAKAATNGRSAVVKFFKKQKGEKLDCKVATDILEESADYMVAKVTLKFENFTKTDLVTLVREGDSWKVSKSIHSYK; this is encoded by the coding sequence ATGAAAACTCTAGTAAAAACATTCGCAGCAGCAGCCCTGATCGCAGTATCCACATTCACTATGGCCGCTGAAGGACCCGGTTCAAAGTCCGCAAAAGCAAACGTTAACCTTTCTACAGCAGACTTCGCCCTTGACCATTACGTTGCGGTCACCACCGAAGGCGAGTCTGCAGGCGTGGAGCAGCTGTTTGCTACAGATTTCAGCCAGAAGGCTAAAGCAGCTACCAACGGACGTAGTGCGGTTGTTAAATTCTTCAAAAAGCAAAAAGGAGAGAAGCTGGACTGTAAAGTGGCCACCGATATCCTTGAAGAGTCAGCCGACTACATGGTTGCTAAAGTGACGTTGAAATTTGAAAATTTCACCAAGACCGACCTGGTGACTTTGGTGCGCGAAGGCGATAGCTGGAAAGTGTCCAAGTCAATTCATTCCTATAAATAA
- a CDS encoding nuclear transport factor 2 family protein, which yields MTTLVKTFAAAALIVVSTFTMAAEGPGSKSAKANVNLSTADFALDHYVAVTTEGESAGVEQLFAADFSQKANAATNGRSAVVNFLKKQKGEQLDCKVATDILEESADYMVAKVTLKFEHFTKTDLVTLVREGDSWKVSKSIHSYK from the coding sequence ATGACAACTCTAGTAAAAACATTCGCAGCAGCAGCCTTAATTGTAGTATCCACATTCACTATGGCCGCTGAAGGACCCGGTTCAAAATCAGCAAAAGCAAACGTTAACCTTTCTACCGCAGACTTTGCCCTTGACCACTATGTTGCGGTCACCACCGAGGGCGAGTCGGCAGGCGTGGAGCAGCTGTTTGCTGCAGATTTCAGCCAGAAGGCTAACGCAGCTACCAATGGACGTAGCGCCGTTGTTAACTTCCTTAAAAAGCAAAAAGGAGAGCAGCTGGACTGTAAAGTGGCCACCGATATCCTCGAAGAATCAGCCGACTACATGGTCGCTAAGGTGACCTTGAAATTTGAACATTTCACCAAGACCGACCTGGTGACTTTGGTGCGCGAAGGCGACAGCTGGAAAGTGTCCAAGTCAATTCATTCCTATAAATAA
- a CDS encoding suppressor of fused domain protein codes for MDQGLYHQKLLAHYISNWGEMHNTLNWEKGPNKDLGNHFRVLEFPPTSERKMWVYATLGMSCFEDEFALELHLFSGDQDETLVEALIVVAHYHRFGSGLGHWHTINWGRGWRLGSICSYGLISLPYLDGPKLEILTLGDNKSIHCYWLLPITEEEVAFKKEHGPEKLEEIFEQRELNYLDPFRNTLV; via the coding sequence ATGGACCAGGGCTTATATCATCAAAAACTTTTAGCACACTATATCTCCAATTGGGGAGAGATGCATAACACACTGAACTGGGAAAAAGGCCCCAATAAGGATTTGGGTAATCACTTTCGTGTTTTGGAATTTCCTCCAACAAGTGAACGGAAAATGTGGGTTTATGCTACCTTGGGTATGTCCTGCTTTGAAGATGAATTTGCCTTAGAACTGCACCTGTTTTCTGGCGACCAAGACGAAACACTTGTCGAAGCATTAATAGTCGTAGCACATTATCATAGATTTGGTTCAGGTTTGGGACATTGGCACACCATCAACTGGGGAAGAGGATGGCGGTTAGGTTCCATATGCTCTTATGGGTTAATTTCGCTACCTTATCTGGATGGGCCCAAACTGGAGATTCTTACCCTTGGCGACAATAAATCGATACATTGCTATTGGTTACTGCCTATTACGGAAGAAGAAGTCGCCTTTAAAAAGGAACATGGTCCCGAAAAGCTTGAGGAAATATTTGAACAAAGAGAATTAAATTATTTGGATCCTTTCAGGAATACCTTAGTTTGA
- a CDS encoding carboxypeptidase-like regulatory domain-containing protein produces the protein MSGLQVLLLLLFITSLSSAQDLKGTIKDKNSGDILVGVSIKVASRKTYSDGYGEFKVSGIKLGDTIIFSSIGYREVKYIVGNSNLDNLVIYMEQTTILLDEVKINPLRNYKADSLKFREEFAKTFNYSKPKFKDIFITKSYSSNVPRQPNQASNSTASLISVDVLSVLSMLGNKRNPQSKLQQKLIKEEEERYLDNTFSKRMVQNLTGLNGDSLQTFMQLYRPNIDTVKYMSDYDIILYIKKSYQEYIKP, from the coding sequence GTGAGTGGACTACAGGTGTTATTACTATTGCTCTTTATCACAAGCTTATCTTCAGCACAAGATCTGAAAGGCACGATTAAAGATAAGAATTCAGGTGATATTCTTGTAGGTGTTTCGATCAAAGTAGCTTCGCGCAAGACCTATTCCGATGGTTATGGCGAATTTAAAGTGTCAGGCATTAAGCTTGGAGATACAATCATCTTTTCTTCAATCGGATATCGTGAGGTTAAATATATAGTTGGTAATAGCAATCTTGATAATTTGGTCATATATATGGAGCAAACAACAATTTTGTTGGATGAAGTCAAGATCAATCCTTTAAGAAATTATAAGGCTGATTCCTTAAAGTTTCGGGAAGAATTTGCCAAGACCTTCAATTACAGTAAACCCAAATTTAAAGACATTTTCATCACCAAAAGCTATTCTTCAAATGTCCCGAGACAGCCTAATCAAGCTAGCAATAGTACAGCCTCGCTGATTAGTGTTGATGTACTTTCTGTACTTTCTATGTTAGGAAATAAACGTAACCCTCAATCCAAGCTGCAACAGAAATTGATAAAGGAAGAAGAAGAGCGGTATCTTGACAATACCTTTTCAAAGCGTATGGTTCAAAATTTGACGGGCCTTAACGGGGACTCTCTACAAACTTTTATGCAGTTGTATCGTCCGAATATTGATACAGTGAAATACATGTCCGACTATGATATTATCCTATACATCAAAAAGAGTTATCAAGAATATATCAAGCCTTAA
- a CDS encoding nuclear transport factor 2 family protein, producing the protein MKTLVKTFAAAALIAVSTFTMAAEGPGSKSAKANVNLSTADFALDHYVAVTTEGESAGVEQLLAADFSQKANAATNGRSAVVKFFKKQKGEKLDCKVATDILEESADYMVAKVTLKFENFTKTDLVTLVREGDSWKVSKSIHSSK; encoded by the coding sequence ATGAAAACTCTAGTAAAAACATTCGCAGCAGCAGCCTTAATCGCAGTATCCACATTCACTATGGCCGCTGAAGGACCCGGTTCAAAGTCCGCAAAAGCAAACGTCAATCTGTCCACAGCAGATTTCGCCCTTGACCACTATGTTGCGGTCACCACCGAAGGCGAGTCGGCAGGCGTGGAGCAGCTGCTTGCTGCAGATTTCAGCCAGAAGGCTAACGCAGCTACCAACGGACGTAGTGCGGTTGTTAAATTCTTCAAAAAGCAAAAAGGAGAGAAGCTGGACTGTAAAGTGGCCACCGATATCCTCGAAGAGTCGGCCGACTACATGGTCGCTAAAGTGACGTTGAAATTTGAAAATTTCACCAAGACCGACCTGGTGACTTTGGTGCGCGAAGGCGATAGCTGGAAAGTGTCCAAGTCAATTCATTCCTCTAAATAA